One genomic window of Motacilla alba alba isolate MOTALB_02 chromosome 1, Motacilla_alba_V1.0_pri, whole genome shotgun sequence includes the following:
- the TSC22D1 gene encoding TSC22 domain family protein 1 isoform X2 yields MARGASRLAGLPCGPAGYPRPAEAGREGGREGGAAGCRRAAAPGGASAGRRKGLAPGSAGWLPSRPDSAADISARKMAHPAMFPRRGSSSSSGSSCVTAPTAPGTGVGSAALSAEDYQPPLLVQPPPPSPAAASTAGPQPTPPHPQSLNLLSQSQLQPQPLAQTGAQMKKKSGFQITSVTPAQISASMSSNNSIAEDTESYDDLDESHTEDLSSSEILDVSLSRATDMGEPERSSSEETLNNFQEAETPGAVSPNQPHLPQQHAPLPHHPQQSVVINGSVHPHHVHHHHHLHHHHHGHHHPSHPGVGSAPISGGPPPSPSFRKLSTTGSSDNVISTAPVSAASSTGSPASAVSNIRTTSSPGNLGISPAAGTSTLSNIGGGSSSVASNVLGTINLSNIMSTGNVNALSGTSSNANVNILSGVGNGTSASSSVINNVTNPTAGMAVGSSQQQPASGTSRFRVVKLDSSSEPFKKGRWTCTEFYDKENTVAVSEGVAVNKAVETIKQNPLEVTSERESTSGSSVSSNVSTLSHYTESVGSGEMGAPTVVQQQAFQGVGPQQMDFSSAAPPAIPASSIPQSVSQSQLAQVQLHSQEVNYPQQKPGVQPPAQASLTTVTGVQPAPVNILGVSPSLGHQQPALQSMAQQQLPYSQPAQPVQTLPVVQQQLQYGQQQQQQQQQPVPTQMAAGHVKPVNQNSVTGAMPDYIQHQQILQTPAPAMQPSSTGVGAGQPVPVAQTQGMQPSVQAHPAAAPAQPIAHAPAAIPGVAASGQMLNVGQQGSVAAVVQPPSAANQIPPPVMPSAAAPPSSQVVQPVQTGIMQQGLQASATGLPQQMVIAQQNTLLPVQPQAQGVESVVQGMTGQQLPAVSPIPSASTAPAPSQAGSAVPPGIPSASVGLGQPQSIAQASAVQNGSLAQSVSQPPLISTSIGMPVAQSVPQQMPLSSTQFPAQSLAQSIVSQIEDGRRPTEPSLAGLPQAASVESGGGTSAASDGSSSNMPSSASLFPLKVLPLTTPLVDGEDESLSASLPWKYGVPASAYGFILFPAAHKSKEPV; encoded by the exons ATGGCGAGGGGCGCCAGCCGCCTCGCCGGGCTGCCCTGCGGGCCCGCCGGCTACCCTCGCCCCGCCGaggcggggagggagggagggagggagggcggTGCTGCCGGCTGCCGGCGAGCCGCGGCGCCCGGCGGAGCCTCCgcggggaggaggaaggggctCGCCCCCGGGTCGGCCGGCTGGCTGCCCTCCCGG CCTGACTCAGCCGCAGACATTAGTGCTAGGAAGATGGCGCACCCGGCGATGTTTCCTAGAAGgggcagcagcagtagcagcgGCAGCAGCTGCGTTACTGCTCCCACTGCACCAGGTACCGGCGTTGGGAGCGCTGCCCTCTCCGCCGAGGATTATCAGCCGCCTTTGCTGGTCCAGCCGCCGCctccatctcctgcagcagcttcaaCAGCGGGTCCACAGCCGACACCCCCTCATCCACAAAGCTTGAACCTCCTCTCGCAGtctcagctccagccacagcccctTGCACAGACTGGAGctcaaatgaaaaagaaaagtggctTTCAAATTACCAGTGTGACCCCTGCTCAAATATCAGCTAGTATGAGCTCTAATAACAGCATAGCCGAGGATACGGAAAGCTACGATGACCTGGATGAGTCTCACACTGAAGACCTGTCATCTTCAGAAATCTTGGATGTGTCTTTATCCCGAGCCACTGATATGGGAGAACCTGAGAGGAGTTCTTCTGAAGAGACTCTGAATAACTTCCAAGAGGCAGAGACTCCTGGGGCTGTTTCTCCAAACCAGCCTCATCTTCCTCAGCAGCATGCTCCTCTGCCTCATCACCCACAGCAGAGTGTTGTGATCAATGGAAGTGTTCATCCCCATCATGTTCATCATCACCACCATCTTCACCACCACCATCATGGACACCATCATCCATCCCATCCTGGGGTGGGTAGTGCCCCAATTTCTGGAGGACCACCGCCCAGTCCATCGTTTAGAAAACTATCAACAACTGGAAGCTCTGACAATGTTATATCAACTGCACCAGTTTCTGCTGCATCATCCACTGGTTCCCCGGCATCTGCCGTGTCTAATATCCGCACTACAAGTAGTCCTGGCAATTTAGGTATAAGTCCTGCTGCTGGAACTAGTACCTTAAGTAATATCGGTGGTGGTAGTTCTAGTGTGGCAAGCAATGTGCTTGGTACTATAAATTTAAGCAACATCATGAGTACTGGTAATGTAAATGCTTTGTCTGGAACTAGCAGCAATGCTAATGTGAATATCTTGAGTGGTGTTGGCAATGGTACGAGTGCTTCCTCTAGTGTCATTAACAATGTTACTAATCCAACTGCAGGAATGGCAGTGGGAtcaagccagcagcagcctgcatcTGGCACGTCAAGGTTTAGGGTTGTGAAATTAGATTCTAGTTCTGAACCTTTCAAAAAAGGTAGATGGACATGCACTGAATTCTATGATAAAGAAAACACTGTTGCAGTTTCGGAGGGAGTAGCAGTAAACAAAGCAGTAGAGACGATAAAACAAAACCCGCTTGAAGTGACTTCTGAAAGGGAGAGCACCAGTGGGAGTTCTGTTAGCAGCAATGTAAGCACACTGAGTCACTATACAGAAAGTGTGGGAAGTGGAGAAATGGGAGCACCTACTGTGGTACAGCAGCAAGCATTTCAAGGTGTGGGTCCGCAGCAGATGGATTttagcagtgctgctcctccagcaatTCCAGCATCTAGTATACCACAGAGTGTTTCTCAATCACAGCTTGCACAAGTCCAGCTGCATTCTCAAGAAGTAAACTATCCACAGCAGAAGCCAGGGGTCCAACCTCCTGCACAGGCCAGTCTAACCACTGTTACTGGGGTTCAGCCAGCCCCAGTTAATATACTAGGTGTATCCCCATCTCTGGGCCACCAGCAGCCTGCCCTTCAGAGTATGGCTCAACAGCAGCTGCCGTATTCGCAGCCGGCGCAGCCTGTGCAGACTTTGCCAGTGGTGCAGCAGCAGTTGCAGTACggacagcaacagcagcagcagcaacagcagccagTTCCTACGCAGATGGCCGCGGGTCACGTTAAGCCGGTGAACCAAAACTCTGTCACGGGGGCTATGCCAGACTACATTCAACATCAGCAGATCCTTCAGACTCCGGCCCCTGCCATGCAGCCAAGTTCTACAGGAGTAGGAGCTGGGCAACCGGTTCCTGTTGCCCAGACACAGGGCATGCAGCCTTCCGTGCAAGcacatccagctgctgccccagctcagcctaTTGCACATGCTCCAGCAGCAATACCAGGTGTAGCTGCCAGTGGTCAGATGCTAAATGTTGGGCAGCAAGGAAGTGTAGCTGCTGTGGTGCAACCACCATCTGCTGCAAACCAAATTCCACCTCCAGTTATGCCATCGGCGGCTGCTCCTCCATCTTCCCAAGTAGTGCAGCCTGTGCAGACAGGAATAATGCAGCAAGGATTACAGGCTAGTGCTACAGGCCTTCCTCAACAAATGGTCATTGCTCAGCAAAACACCTTGTTACCTGTACAGCCACAGGCACAAGGAGTGGAATCTGTAGTCCAAGGGATGactggccagcagctgcctgcgGTAAGCCCTATACCCTCTGCTAGTACTGCTCCTGCACCAAGTCAAGCTGGTTCAGCTGTGCCTCCTGGCATACCTTCTGCTTCCGTAGGTTTGGGACAGCCACAGAGTATAGCGCAGGCTTCGGCTGTGCAGAATGGCAGTTTGGCTCAAAGTGTTAGTCAGCCTCCCTTGATATCAACAAGTATAGGTATGCCAGTGGCACAGAGTGTGCCACAGCAGATGCCATTAAGCTCTACCCAGTTCCCTGCACAATCACTAGCTCAGTCCATTGTAAGCCAAATCGAAGACGGCAGGCGCCCTACGGAACCTTCCTTGGCGGGTTTACCTCAGGCTGCCAGCGTCGAGAGCGGTGGCGGAACATCGGCCGCTTCAGATGGCAGTAGCAGCAACATGCCGTCCTCGGCGTCCCTCTTCCCGCTGAAGGTGCTGCCATTGACAACGCCTCTTGTAGATGGTGAGGATGAGAG
- the TSC22D1 gene encoding TSC22 domain family protein 1 isoform X4, with protein MARGASRLAGLPCGPAGYPRPAEAGREGGREGGAAGCRRAAAPGGASAGRRKGLAPGSAGWLPSRPDSAADISARKMAHPAMFPRRGSSSSSGSSCVTAPTAPGTGVGSAALSAEDYQPPLLVQPPPPSPAAASTAGPQPTPPHPQSLNLLSQSQLQPQPLAQTGAQMKKKSGFQITSVTPAQISASMSSNNSIAEDTESYDDLDESHTEDLSSSEILDVSLSRATDMGEPERSSSEETLNNFQEAETPGAVSPNQPHLPQQHAPLPHHPQQSVVINGSVHPHHVHHHHHLHHHHHGHHHPSHPGVGSAPISGGPPPSPSFRKLSTTGSSDNVISTAPVSAASSTGSPASAVSNIRTTSSPGNLGISPAAGTSTLSNIGGGSSSVASNVLGTINLSNIMSTGNVNALSGTSSNANVNILSGVGNGTSASSSVINNVTNPTAGMAVGSSQQQPASGTSRFRVVKLDSSSEPFKKGRWTCTEFYDKENTVAVSEGVAVNKAVETIKQNPLEVTSERESTSGSSVSSNVSTLSHYTESVGSGEMGAPTVVQQQAFQGVGPQQMDFSSAAPPAIPASSIPQSVSQSQLAQVQLHSQEVNYPQQKPGVQPPAQASLTTVTGVQPAPVNILGVSPSLGHQQPALQSMAQQQLPYSQPAQPVQTLPVVQQQLQYGQQQQQQQQQPVPTQMAAGHVKPVNQNSVTGAMPDYIQHQQILQTPAPAMQPSSTGVGAGQPVPVAQTQGMQPSVQAHPAAAPAQPIAHAPAAIPGVAASGQMLNVGQQGSVAAVVQPPSAANQIPPPVMPSAAAPPSSQVVQPVQTGIMQQGLQASATGLPQQMVIAQQNTLLPVQPQAQGVESVVQGMTGQQLPAVSPIPSASTAPAPSQAGSAVPPGIPSASVGLGQPQSIAQASAVQNGSLAQSVSQPPLISTSIGMPVAQSVPQQMPLSSTQFPAQSLAQSIVSQIEDGRRPTEPSLAGLPQAASVESGGGTSAASDGSSSNMPSSASLFPLKVLPLTTPLVDGEDESCPQK; from the exons ATGGCGAGGGGCGCCAGCCGCCTCGCCGGGCTGCCCTGCGGGCCCGCCGGCTACCCTCGCCCCGCCGaggcggggagggagggagggagggagggcggTGCTGCCGGCTGCCGGCGAGCCGCGGCGCCCGGCGGAGCCTCCgcggggaggaggaaggggctCGCCCCCGGGTCGGCCGGCTGGCTGCCCTCCCGG CCTGACTCAGCCGCAGACATTAGTGCTAGGAAGATGGCGCACCCGGCGATGTTTCCTAGAAGgggcagcagcagtagcagcgGCAGCAGCTGCGTTACTGCTCCCACTGCACCAGGTACCGGCGTTGGGAGCGCTGCCCTCTCCGCCGAGGATTATCAGCCGCCTTTGCTGGTCCAGCCGCCGCctccatctcctgcagcagcttcaaCAGCGGGTCCACAGCCGACACCCCCTCATCCACAAAGCTTGAACCTCCTCTCGCAGtctcagctccagccacagcccctTGCACAGACTGGAGctcaaatgaaaaagaaaagtggctTTCAAATTACCAGTGTGACCCCTGCTCAAATATCAGCTAGTATGAGCTCTAATAACAGCATAGCCGAGGATACGGAAAGCTACGATGACCTGGATGAGTCTCACACTGAAGACCTGTCATCTTCAGAAATCTTGGATGTGTCTTTATCCCGAGCCACTGATATGGGAGAACCTGAGAGGAGTTCTTCTGAAGAGACTCTGAATAACTTCCAAGAGGCAGAGACTCCTGGGGCTGTTTCTCCAAACCAGCCTCATCTTCCTCAGCAGCATGCTCCTCTGCCTCATCACCCACAGCAGAGTGTTGTGATCAATGGAAGTGTTCATCCCCATCATGTTCATCATCACCACCATCTTCACCACCACCATCATGGACACCATCATCCATCCCATCCTGGGGTGGGTAGTGCCCCAATTTCTGGAGGACCACCGCCCAGTCCATCGTTTAGAAAACTATCAACAACTGGAAGCTCTGACAATGTTATATCAACTGCACCAGTTTCTGCTGCATCATCCACTGGTTCCCCGGCATCTGCCGTGTCTAATATCCGCACTACAAGTAGTCCTGGCAATTTAGGTATAAGTCCTGCTGCTGGAACTAGTACCTTAAGTAATATCGGTGGTGGTAGTTCTAGTGTGGCAAGCAATGTGCTTGGTACTATAAATTTAAGCAACATCATGAGTACTGGTAATGTAAATGCTTTGTCTGGAACTAGCAGCAATGCTAATGTGAATATCTTGAGTGGTGTTGGCAATGGTACGAGTGCTTCCTCTAGTGTCATTAACAATGTTACTAATCCAACTGCAGGAATGGCAGTGGGAtcaagccagcagcagcctgcatcTGGCACGTCAAGGTTTAGGGTTGTGAAATTAGATTCTAGTTCTGAACCTTTCAAAAAAGGTAGATGGACATGCACTGAATTCTATGATAAAGAAAACACTGTTGCAGTTTCGGAGGGAGTAGCAGTAAACAAAGCAGTAGAGACGATAAAACAAAACCCGCTTGAAGTGACTTCTGAAAGGGAGAGCACCAGTGGGAGTTCTGTTAGCAGCAATGTAAGCACACTGAGTCACTATACAGAAAGTGTGGGAAGTGGAGAAATGGGAGCACCTACTGTGGTACAGCAGCAAGCATTTCAAGGTGTGGGTCCGCAGCAGATGGATTttagcagtgctgctcctccagcaatTCCAGCATCTAGTATACCACAGAGTGTTTCTCAATCACAGCTTGCACAAGTCCAGCTGCATTCTCAAGAAGTAAACTATCCACAGCAGAAGCCAGGGGTCCAACCTCCTGCACAGGCCAGTCTAACCACTGTTACTGGGGTTCAGCCAGCCCCAGTTAATATACTAGGTGTATCCCCATCTCTGGGCCACCAGCAGCCTGCCCTTCAGAGTATGGCTCAACAGCAGCTGCCGTATTCGCAGCCGGCGCAGCCTGTGCAGACTTTGCCAGTGGTGCAGCAGCAGTTGCAGTACggacagcaacagcagcagcagcaacagcagccagTTCCTACGCAGATGGCCGCGGGTCACGTTAAGCCGGTGAACCAAAACTCTGTCACGGGGGCTATGCCAGACTACATTCAACATCAGCAGATCCTTCAGACTCCGGCCCCTGCCATGCAGCCAAGTTCTACAGGAGTAGGAGCTGGGCAACCGGTTCCTGTTGCCCAGACACAGGGCATGCAGCCTTCCGTGCAAGcacatccagctgctgccccagctcagcctaTTGCACATGCTCCAGCAGCAATACCAGGTGTAGCTGCCAGTGGTCAGATGCTAAATGTTGGGCAGCAAGGAAGTGTAGCTGCTGTGGTGCAACCACCATCTGCTGCAAACCAAATTCCACCTCCAGTTATGCCATCGGCGGCTGCTCCTCCATCTTCCCAAGTAGTGCAGCCTGTGCAGACAGGAATAATGCAGCAAGGATTACAGGCTAGTGCTACAGGCCTTCCTCAACAAATGGTCATTGCTCAGCAAAACACCTTGTTACCTGTACAGCCACAGGCACAAGGAGTGGAATCTGTAGTCCAAGGGATGactggccagcagctgcctgcgGTAAGCCCTATACCCTCTGCTAGTACTGCTCCTGCACCAAGTCAAGCTGGTTCAGCTGTGCCTCCTGGCATACCTTCTGCTTCCGTAGGTTTGGGACAGCCACAGAGTATAGCGCAGGCTTCGGCTGTGCAGAATGGCAGTTTGGCTCAAAGTGTTAGTCAGCCTCCCTTGATATCAACAAGTATAGGTATGCCAGTGGCACAGAGTGTGCCACAGCAGATGCCATTAAGCTCTACCCAGTTCCCTGCACAATCACTAGCTCAGTCCATTGTAAGCCAAATCGAAGACGGCAGGCGCCCTACGGAACCTTCCTTGGCGGGTTTACCTCAGGCTGCCAGCGTCGAGAGCGGTGGCGGAACATCGGCCGCTTCAGATGGCAGTAGCAGCAACATGCCGTCCTCGGCGTCCCTCTTCCCGCTGAAGGTGCTGCCATTGACAACGCCTCTTGTAGATGGTGAGGATGAGAG
- the TSC22D1 gene encoding TSC22 domain family protein 1 isoform X1: MARGASRLAGLPCGPAGYPRPAEAGREGGREGGAAGCRRAAAPGGASAGRRKGLAPGSAGWLPSRPDSAADISARKMAHPAMFPRRGSSSSSGSSCVTAPTAPGTGVGSAALSAEDYQPPLLVQPPPPSPAAASTAGPQPTPPHPQSLNLLSQSQLQPQPLAQTGAQMKKKSGFQITSVTPAQISASMSSNNSIAEDTESYDDLDESHTEDLSSSEILDVSLSRATDMGEPERSSSEETLNNFQEAETPGAVSPNQPHLPQQHAPLPHHPQQSVVINGSVHPHHVHHHHHLHHHHHGHHHPSHPGVGSAPISGGPPPSPSFRKLSTTGSSDNVISTAPVSAASSTGSPASAVSNIRTTSSPGNLGISPAAGTSTLSNIGGGSSSVASNVLGTINLSNIMSTGNVNALSGTSSNANVNILSGVGNGTSASSSVINNVTNPTAGMAVGSSQQQPASGTSRFRVVKLDSSSEPFKKGRWTCTEFYDKENTVAVSEGVAVNKAVETIKQNPLEVTSERESTSGSSVSSNVSTLSHYTESVGSGEMGAPTVVQQQAFQGVGPQQMDFSSAAPPAIPASSIPQSVSQSQLAQVQLHSQEVNYPQQKPGVQPPAQASLTTVTGVQPAPVNILGVSPSLGHQQPALQSMAQQQLPYSQPAQPVQTLPVVQQQLQYGQQQQQQQQQPVPTQMAAGHVKPVNQNSVTGAMPDYIQHQQILQTPAPAMQPSSTGVGAGQPVPVAQTQGMQPSVQAHPAAAPAQPIAHAPAAIPGVAASGQMLNVGQQGSVAAVVQPPSAANQIPPPVMPSAAAPPSSQVVQPVQTGIMQQGLQASATGLPQQMVIAQQNTLLPVQPQAQGVESVVQGMTGQQLPAVSPIPSASTAPAPSQAGSAVPPGIPSASVGLGQPQSIAQASAVQNGSLAQSVSQPPLISTSIGMPVAQSVPQQMPLSSTQFPAQSLAQSIVSQIEDGRRPTEPSLAGLPQAASVESGGGTSAASDGSSSNMPSSASLFPLKVLPLTTPLVDGEDESSSGASVVAIDNKIEQAMDLVKSHLMYAVREEVEVLKEQIKELIEKNSQLEQENTLLKTLASPEQLAQFQAQLQTGSPPSSSQSQGTTQQPAQPASQGSGPSA; this comes from the exons ATGGCGAGGGGCGCCAGCCGCCTCGCCGGGCTGCCCTGCGGGCCCGCCGGCTACCCTCGCCCCGCCGaggcggggagggagggagggagggagggcggTGCTGCCGGCTGCCGGCGAGCCGCGGCGCCCGGCGGAGCCTCCgcggggaggaggaaggggctCGCCCCCGGGTCGGCCGGCTGGCTGCCCTCCCGG CCTGACTCAGCCGCAGACATTAGTGCTAGGAAGATGGCGCACCCGGCGATGTTTCCTAGAAGgggcagcagcagtagcagcgGCAGCAGCTGCGTTACTGCTCCCACTGCACCAGGTACCGGCGTTGGGAGCGCTGCCCTCTCCGCCGAGGATTATCAGCCGCCTTTGCTGGTCCAGCCGCCGCctccatctcctgcagcagcttcaaCAGCGGGTCCACAGCCGACACCCCCTCATCCACAAAGCTTGAACCTCCTCTCGCAGtctcagctccagccacagcccctTGCACAGACTGGAGctcaaatgaaaaagaaaagtggctTTCAAATTACCAGTGTGACCCCTGCTCAAATATCAGCTAGTATGAGCTCTAATAACAGCATAGCCGAGGATACGGAAAGCTACGATGACCTGGATGAGTCTCACACTGAAGACCTGTCATCTTCAGAAATCTTGGATGTGTCTTTATCCCGAGCCACTGATATGGGAGAACCTGAGAGGAGTTCTTCTGAAGAGACTCTGAATAACTTCCAAGAGGCAGAGACTCCTGGGGCTGTTTCTCCAAACCAGCCTCATCTTCCTCAGCAGCATGCTCCTCTGCCTCATCACCCACAGCAGAGTGTTGTGATCAATGGAAGTGTTCATCCCCATCATGTTCATCATCACCACCATCTTCACCACCACCATCATGGACACCATCATCCATCCCATCCTGGGGTGGGTAGTGCCCCAATTTCTGGAGGACCACCGCCCAGTCCATCGTTTAGAAAACTATCAACAACTGGAAGCTCTGACAATGTTATATCAACTGCACCAGTTTCTGCTGCATCATCCACTGGTTCCCCGGCATCTGCCGTGTCTAATATCCGCACTACAAGTAGTCCTGGCAATTTAGGTATAAGTCCTGCTGCTGGAACTAGTACCTTAAGTAATATCGGTGGTGGTAGTTCTAGTGTGGCAAGCAATGTGCTTGGTACTATAAATTTAAGCAACATCATGAGTACTGGTAATGTAAATGCTTTGTCTGGAACTAGCAGCAATGCTAATGTGAATATCTTGAGTGGTGTTGGCAATGGTACGAGTGCTTCCTCTAGTGTCATTAACAATGTTACTAATCCAACTGCAGGAATGGCAGTGGGAtcaagccagcagcagcctgcatcTGGCACGTCAAGGTTTAGGGTTGTGAAATTAGATTCTAGTTCTGAACCTTTCAAAAAAGGTAGATGGACATGCACTGAATTCTATGATAAAGAAAACACTGTTGCAGTTTCGGAGGGAGTAGCAGTAAACAAAGCAGTAGAGACGATAAAACAAAACCCGCTTGAAGTGACTTCTGAAAGGGAGAGCACCAGTGGGAGTTCTGTTAGCAGCAATGTAAGCACACTGAGTCACTATACAGAAAGTGTGGGAAGTGGAGAAATGGGAGCACCTACTGTGGTACAGCAGCAAGCATTTCAAGGTGTGGGTCCGCAGCAGATGGATTttagcagtgctgctcctccagcaatTCCAGCATCTAGTATACCACAGAGTGTTTCTCAATCACAGCTTGCACAAGTCCAGCTGCATTCTCAAGAAGTAAACTATCCACAGCAGAAGCCAGGGGTCCAACCTCCTGCACAGGCCAGTCTAACCACTGTTACTGGGGTTCAGCCAGCCCCAGTTAATATACTAGGTGTATCCCCATCTCTGGGCCACCAGCAGCCTGCCCTTCAGAGTATGGCTCAACAGCAGCTGCCGTATTCGCAGCCGGCGCAGCCTGTGCAGACTTTGCCAGTGGTGCAGCAGCAGTTGCAGTACggacagcaacagcagcagcagcaacagcagccagTTCCTACGCAGATGGCCGCGGGTCACGTTAAGCCGGTGAACCAAAACTCTGTCACGGGGGCTATGCCAGACTACATTCAACATCAGCAGATCCTTCAGACTCCGGCCCCTGCCATGCAGCCAAGTTCTACAGGAGTAGGAGCTGGGCAACCGGTTCCTGTTGCCCAGACACAGGGCATGCAGCCTTCCGTGCAAGcacatccagctgctgccccagctcagcctaTTGCACATGCTCCAGCAGCAATACCAGGTGTAGCTGCCAGTGGTCAGATGCTAAATGTTGGGCAGCAAGGAAGTGTAGCTGCTGTGGTGCAACCACCATCTGCTGCAAACCAAATTCCACCTCCAGTTATGCCATCGGCGGCTGCTCCTCCATCTTCCCAAGTAGTGCAGCCTGTGCAGACAGGAATAATGCAGCAAGGATTACAGGCTAGTGCTACAGGCCTTCCTCAACAAATGGTCATTGCTCAGCAAAACACCTTGTTACCTGTACAGCCACAGGCACAAGGAGTGGAATCTGTAGTCCAAGGGATGactggccagcagctgcctgcgGTAAGCCCTATACCCTCTGCTAGTACTGCTCCTGCACCAAGTCAAGCTGGTTCAGCTGTGCCTCCTGGCATACCTTCTGCTTCCGTAGGTTTGGGACAGCCACAGAGTATAGCGCAGGCTTCGGCTGTGCAGAATGGCAGTTTGGCTCAAAGTGTTAGTCAGCCTCCCTTGATATCAACAAGTATAGGTATGCCAGTGGCACAGAGTGTGCCACAGCAGATGCCATTAAGCTCTACCCAGTTCCCTGCACAATCACTAGCTCAGTCCATTGTAAGCCAAATCGAAGACGGCAGGCGCCCTACGGAACCTTCCTTGGCGGGTTTACCTCAGGCTGCCAGCGTCGAGAGCGGTGGCGGAACATCGGCCGCTTCAGATGGCAGTAGCAGCAACATGCCGTCCTCGGCGTCCCTCTTCCCGCTGAAGGTGCTGCCATTGACAACGCCTCTTGTAGATGGTGAGGATGAGAG